In the Glycine max cultivar Williams 82 chromosome 6, Glycine_max_v4.0, whole genome shotgun sequence genome, tatttttttgatagtCCACCActtaataatttcataattaagtGTGTTTTACTTAAACGATTTTGAGATgaatgattttttgaaaaatttatcaaaaatcgTGTAAGTATCATCAAAACATATTGAACAGCCTTATATTAATTTCTAGGatcatttattgattttaaaaacactTATTATTCAGATCTAAAAAAGATTATCTATAAAGACCAACAAGaatgtttaataaaataatagcgTGTGAGATGTTACAATATGTGCATCAAGATTGAAAAGAATGAATGATTAGTTGGTCTTATTTGCAAGAAAATCCAagttttattgtaaattttgattCTTTAGGCTTTTGCATTGCATATTTTGTAAGTAAAACGTAAAACTATATCCGGAAATTAAGCAGAAGCTAGCATAGTGAAAATGAACAGTGAGTGGCAGCAGATTTGTTTGAAACCCGATATCGTCGTACGTGGGTGTTATTAATTCTACTTTCAGTTATTGCTTCTTCTCGTCCACTTTGGATTTTAAAGGAAGATAGAACTATATACCCAATGATTCTTCAAGAGACAAAGGAGAAAAGAATGAGGGTTGGATGGAGTCTTGGCATTGCCTGTGAATAAAGTCCATATGCTTGGAATCCTTGAGCCTTCCGCGACTACGATTTTGACCACAACATGAAGATTTTTGAGCTCTCCTCAATTACAGTATTTACCCACATGCAAATTCCCATATATGATGCTAAGAATGTGTGGGGTGATTGAGGTTAAATGTAGTTGTAGGCTATAAAACAGAAGACAACAATGGGAATGTATAATTCATTGCAGAGGTCAGTAAGGTGTGGAGCATCGGCTTGTCACGAAGCTGAGCGGCATCCAATAAGAGAAGGATCAATGGAGTAGGGTTGGAGCTAGAGAGGAAGCCATGCATGCATTGATTGTTGAAAGATTTGGATGATGGTAAGAGAGGCTTTTCAcacaattgaaaagaaaaaaaaaaggctttaacCCCCTCTGGGACAACCTCTCAgaatctttgttttctttggatttttttttagtttgaattttgaagcacTGTGTTTGATCTTGGTAAAGACTAACGAGTAAATATCCCTCAGTTCCTTGCTTTCAGTAGTGGGATGAGATTGCGGTTCTCTAAATGAGTACGTACTTTTATATTGGgcgatgatataaaaaaattaaaagaataattacgatataaattaaaaaataaaagtgtacaaaaaattacataactcttctattattatttttatgattttttttacatttcacttttttattttattttctatcatattatttattatatttattattatttttctttctatctccTTCGATcaactcatgaaaaaaaaaaaatagctaggttcatattttcttaaaagattTCCATATCTTTTATTTACCTTCACGTCTCAATTACAGCATTTGGCAGTTACCTACCTCCAGTTAGTTCTTTTCACCTATACaaacaaaagaataataatcCATAAATATCTTATCATTTTAAAcactcatttaatattttttattttttttatcacgttataaattctattatatttatattttatttttcttttttctcccctCTCTAACTGTTAAATAGCTAGCAGAGTGGGGGCCCGTGTAACATTTTTGACTGAGGAACGCTATATCTTTTTACTATATTCTTtatatattaatctttttaagtattgaaaaaataataataatttaaaaatacttaattaatatttattaaatagaacGAGTGTTCGTTACAGGAAGgagaataatatttattaatatcacttgtccttgaaaaaaataataactcacCTATTGTTCAAAATTATTAAGGTGGTAAATTTTCtcaaactaataatatataaataatcttttattttaaatatttcacaaatacttctaatttttctttatctctcttcttattacattataaaatttattatatttatatttttgtctaggcgttaaatattatttgagttttctatcaaacattttccaatttctctctctatatatgaaaatttttgcTTTCCATGCATTTAAAAGGCGCACACACCCCTCTAGCCACACTCCCTGGACTAGTGCACTTCACTGACTCACCATTCCCACTTCTTTAAATTCCCACAAGAGGGGTACCACTGGGGGGCAAGAAACAAATacacaaagaaagaaataattaacagggtcttcttcttcttctttccaagTTCTTTAATCCCTTCCTTTCTTGGGATTTTCTTGCTGAGAATATCATGGAGTCCTTAAAGGCGCAAGAAGGAGGAGAGGAGCAAGTGAAGTGCGTGTGGGTTCATGGCCCTATCATCGTAGGAGCAGGACCCTCAGGGCTAGCCGTCGCCGCGTGCCTCTCCCACCACGGAGTACCCTACGTCATTCTCGAGAGAACAAACTGCATAACCTCACTTTGGCAACACAGAACCTACGACCGCCTCAAACTCCACCTCCCTAAACACTTCTGCGAACTCCCCTTAATACCCTTTCCCCTCCATTTCCCAAAATACCCCTCCAACTCCTACGCTTCACGCTTCAACATCCGCCCCAGGTTCAACCAGTCCGTTCAGACCGCCCAGTTCGACCCTTGTTCTCAGCTTTGGGTCGTCAAAACCAATGGTTTTCAGTACATTTCGCCGTGGCTTGTGGTTGCTACTGGAGAGAATGCTGAACCCGTTGTTCCCTCGATTTCTGGCATGGACAAGTTTCGCGGACCCATTGTTCACACCAGCGTCTATAAATCTGGTTCTGATTACAAGAACCAGAGGGTTTTGGTCATTGGTTGCGGCAACTCGGGTATGGAAGTTAGCTTGGATCTTTGCAGGCACAACGCCAACCCTTACATGGTTGCAAGAAACACAGTATGTAACTAACCATGTACTAGTAGTGTATACACATGTACTCTTGTTTCCCATGCATGTTTTTCTCATTTGGGTAACTActtaaaatatgaacaaaaccTAGATGCAGttacttaattaattgtttttcaatcagatttgaagttttatttgGACAATTTGTATTGATCTTTAATAAAGATATCTTTGATAAAGGTTTGCATTAAATATCTTCATTATTCACTTTATCCGTCTAAATGTAAttgttatataagaaaaaaatattctaaaacaattatattttaattttttaatataatattaaatattttttttatttatattttttatgatacacaataaaatttataaat is a window encoding:
- the LOC100793803 gene encoding probable indole-3-pyruvate monooxygenase YUCCA4 codes for the protein MESLKAQEGGEEQVKCVWVHGPIIVGAGPSGLAVAACLSHHGVPYVILERTNCITSLWQHRTYDRLKLHLPKHFCELPLIPFPLHFPKYPSNSYASRFNIRPRFNQSVQTAQFDPCSQLWVVKTNGFQYISPWLVVATGENAEPVVPSISGMDKFRGPIVHTSVYKSGSDYKNQRVLVIGCGNSGMEVSLDLCRHNANPYMVARNTVHVLPMEMFGFSTFGIAMALLKWLPIKLVDKLVLAAARLMLGDTARYGVRRPKTGPIELKLVTGKTPVLDVGQVAQIRSGNIKVMEGVKEITRNGAKFMDGQEKEFSAIILATGYKSNVPTWLKSCESFTKDGMPKTPFPMGWKGENGLYTVGFTRRGLLGTASDAVKIAKDIADQWMTVKDRSYCNSHIIFLKST